The Candidatus Flexicrinis proximus sequence CGGAAGAACCGAATGGTAACAACGGTTGGGGTTCGTGCAGCCCTGAATTCGACGAGCTCGACCTCCAGGTCGGCAAGACCGTCGATCCGGCCGAGCGTCTCGCTCTGGCTCAGGAAGCGGTCCGCGAGTTCACCGGTGAGCACTTCTGGGAAGGTCTCTACCTGCGTCCGACCTGGTACGCAATCAACACCACCGTTGTTGATCCCGCGACCGCTAAGGACGTCGGTACCCTCTCCAGCAACTACTTCAACAAGATTGAGTTCTGGGCTCCGGCCGGCTAACTAACGCCTCTGCCTGGTACTGCAAGGACAAGGGGACGCTCCACTGGGGGGAGCGTCCCCTCGTCTCACCCCCGTAAGACCATCTGTGGGAGACCGCCATGAGCAAATACGTGCTTCAGCGCGTGCTGCAAGCCATTCCGTTGCTAATTATTGTAACTATTGTCGTTTTCTTGTTGAGTAAAGCCTCTGGCGACCCGCTGGCCTATCTCGCTCAGGACCCGCGCGTGACCGAAGCCGACCGCCACCTCCAGCGCGAGAAGTATGGGCTCAATGACCCCATTCCGGTCCAGTTTGTCACCTGGCTCGTCGGCGACGACTGGCGCCTGCGTGACCTGAACGGCGACGGCGAAGGCGAAACGGCCGGCACGCAGATGGGCATCATCCGCGGCGACTTCGGCGAATCGATCCGCTATAAGCGCCCGGTGCTTCAGGTGTTCGGCCAATACCTGCCCAACACGCTGATCCTGATGTTCTCGCAGTATGCCGTCACCATCGTCTTCGCGCTGACCATCGGCATCTTTGCGGCGCTTCGCCAGTATTCATTCGCCGATAATTTCATCACCTCTATTTCGTTTATCCTCCACTCGATGCCGGTCTTTCTGCTCGCCCTCCTGCTCGTGCAGATCCTCTCGGTGCAGTGTCGCCCCCTCATGACCAGTCTCGGCATCGACCCTGGCGCCTGTCTCCCCGTCCAGGGCATGTACGATACCCGCGGCGACCGCTCCTTTGATGAGCTTCTGCGCCACCTGGTCCTGCCCGTCGCCAGCCTGGCCTCGATCAGCATCGCCGGCTACAGCCGCTTTATCCGCGCGTCCATGCTTGAAGTCATCAACAGCGACTACATCCGGACCGCCCGCGCCAAAGGCCTTCCTGAGCGCCGCGTGACCTTCCTGCACGCCCTCAAGAACGCCTCTCTCCCACTCGTCACCATCGTCGCCCTCGATATCCCCTTCCTGCTCGGCGGCGCCGTCATCACCGAGACGATCTTTAGCTGGCCCGGCATGGGCCGCGTCTTCATCGAAGCGGTCGGCTTCCCCGACCCGCCTCTGCTGGTTGCCTTCGTCATCATGACGGCTGTCGCGGTGGTGATTTTCCAGTTGTTCGCCGACTTGCTCTACAGTTGGCTCGACCCCCGCATCCGGTTCGGCTAAGGCCCAAGAGACAATGGCATCCACAAGCACACTCAAACCATCCCCCAATGTCGTCAAGCTTGACAGCAAACACGAAGAAGCCGAATCGCTGTTTCGTATCACGCTCAAGCGCTTCTTTCGTCATCGCATGGCGGTCATCGGCCTGGTCATCCTCGGTTTCGTCCTGGCTTACGTCACTGTTGGCTCGCTGTTTGTCTCCGAAGCCTACTCCAATGACGTCGAAGTCACCCGCCGCTTCGAGCCGCCCAGTGCCCAGCATATCTTCGGCACCGACGAAGTCGGCCGCGATCTGTTCGCCCGTACAATCTACGGCGGCCAGATTTCTCTCGCCATCGGCATCTTCTCCGTCGCCATCTCGATTACCATCGGCACGGTCGTCGGCCTCGTCTCCGGCTATTTCGGCGGCTGGATCGACTCGATCCTCATGCGCATCGTCGAAGCCCTGCTCGCCATCCCGACTCTCGTGCTGCTCATCCTGCTCCAGCGCAGCCTGATCGGCAACACCGCCACCTTCGCCGTCTTCGGACGACAAATCTCGATCACGGTCGTCGCCATCGTCCTCATCATCGGCGGCTTCAGCTGGCTCGGTCTCAGCCGCATCGTCCGCTCGATGGTCCTTTCCTTGAAAGAGCAGGAGTTCGTCCTCGCCGCCCGCGTCGTCGGCGCCAGCGATTTCCGCATCATCTTCGGCCACATCCTCCCCAACTGCGTCGCGCCGATTTTCGTCTCGGCCACCCTCGGCGTCGGCAATGCCATCGTCACCGAAACCGCTCTCGGCTTCCTCGGCTTCGGCGTCCAGCCGCCTACCGCGACCTGGGGCAACATCCTCAGCCGCGCCCGCGAGATCGTCGATCAGGTGCCCTGGATGTGGATGGCCCCCGGCCTGTTGATCACCCTCACCGTCCTCTCCATCAACTTCATCGGTGACGGCCTGCGCGACGCCCTCGACCCGCGCTCCCGCAAGGGCAGCTAACTGCTCCCCGCTTGCACCGGTCTCCCATTGAATGCAAAATCCCCGCCTCGACGGGGATTTTTTGCGCCTGGCGCCGGGAGTCGAGAGTGACAACCCTCTCGCGGAGCGCGGAGGCAGCGCCTCTGCAAAAATCCCTCCAGGCCCATAACCACGCGTCTCCATCCGCGTTACAATATCCCCCATACCGTCCTTTAGTGGAGAGAACACCATGTCCGATCAATTCAAATGGTGGCAGAAGGGCATCGTCTACCAGATTTATCCGCGCAGCTTCCAGGACTCCAACGCCGACGGCATCGGCGACCTGCCGGGCATCATCGACAAGCTGGACTATCTCAACGACGGCACCGAAAACTCCCTCGGTGTCGATGCCATCTGGATCAGCCCGTTCTACAAGTCGCCCATGAAAGACTTCGGCTACGATGTGGCCGATTACTGCGACATCGACCCCATGTTCGGCACCCTCGACGACTTCGACCGGCTGGTAACCGAGGCGCACAAGCGCGGCATCAAGATCATCATCGACTGGGTTCCCAACCATACCAGCGACCAGCACGCCTGGTTCCTCGAATCCCGCTCCAGCCGCGACAACCCCAAACATGACTGGTATATCTGGCGCGACCCCAAACCCGATGGTTCGCGTCCCAACAACTGGGGCAGCATCTTCGGCGGCCCCGCCTGGGAATGGGACGAGGCGCGCCAGCAGTACTACTATCACATGTTCGTGAAGGAGCAGCCTGACCTCAATTGGGCCAATCCCGCCGTCTACAGCGCCATGACCGACGTCCTCCACTTCTGGCTCAAGCGCGGCGTTGATGGCTTCCGCATGGATGTCGTCTATCTCATCCACAAGGCCGACGGCATGCCCGATAACCCGATCGACCCCAACGCCGACCCCAACCTGCCCGAAAATGACATCTTCAGCCGCCAGATCCACCTGTACGACGGCGCGCAGCCCGAAGTCCACAAGTACATGCGCCGCTTCCGCGAGATCACCGACCAGTACGGCGACACCACTATCGTCGGCGAAATCTGGGAAGACGACCTCGCCAAATGGACGTCCTACTACGGCCCCGAAGACGATGAGCTTCAGCTTCCTTTCAACTTCCGCCTCATGCAGCTCAAGGAGTGGAACGCCTCGGTCGTCCGCCGCTCGGTCGAAGACCTGGAAGGCGCGCTGCCTGAATTCGCCTGGCCCAATTACGTCCTCGGCAATCACGACCGCAAGCGCCCCGCCTCCCGCGTCGGCAGTCAGGCCCAGGCGCGTGTTGCCCAGATGCTCCTGCTCACCCTGCGCGGCACGCCCACCCTCTATCAGGGCGACGAGCTCGGCATGGAAGAAGCCTCCATCCCCCCGGAGCAGTGGGTTGATCCCTGGGGCATCAACCTCGGCATCACCCGCGATGGCTGCCGCACCCCCATGCAGTGGGATGACAGCCGCTACGCCGGTTTCTCCACCGTCCCGCCGTGGCTGCCCGTCCAGGACGACTCGATCTGGCGCAATGTCACCGACATGTCCAAAGACCCGCGCTCGTTCTTCACCCTGGTGCGCCGCCTCATCCACCTGCGCCGCGCCACGCCAGCGCTCAACGTCGGCGAATACCGCGCCCTCGGCTCCGCGCCTGAAGGTGTTTACGCCTATATCCGCGCCCACGGCGCCGAGCGCGTGCTGGTTGCCCTCAACTTCACCGCCGAGCGTCAGGTCATGATCCTGCCGGACAGCGGGACGCTGCTCATCAATACCCACCTTGACCGCGACGGCGAACTGACCGGCGGCACGCTGGAGCTCCGCCCCGACGAAGGCGTCGTCATCGCCCTGGCCTAGGCCTCCACGCCACTGCCAGAGGGTGACACACCCTCTGGACTCCCTCACCTGCGAATTTGAGGGACTTGTCCCTCAAATTCGCCGTAAGAGGTGCAGGAGTGCAAACTCCTGCCGGGGGTTTGGGGGTGGAACCCCCACGTCACATTTTTCGGGCAGCGCCCGCCGTGTTCGCCGTTAAATCAGCGCGTTGAAGTCTTCGATCGTCAGCGCGGCGATCCGGCAGATGTTCTTGATCGTGCCTTTGTAGAGTGTCTTGTGGTTGGGGATCGAAAACTGCGCGTAGGGGTCGTCGCGCCGCACGTAGATATGACTGCCCTTCTGCCGGATCACGTAGAAACCGATCTTCTGCAGCGCCGCGATCGCCTCGGCGCCGGAAATCGCCGGCAGTTTTGGCTTGCCGCCCACGCGCTCAGGCAAGGAATTCGTAGAACGCGACCGTCCGCCGCAGCCCCTCGTCAAAGTTGACGATCGGCGAAAAGTCCAGCAGGTCGCGCGCCTTATCGACCGCGGCCTGGCTGTGCTTGATGTCGCCTTCCCGTGCCGGCAAAAACTCCGGCTCCAGCTCCGTCCCCAGCAGCGCATTGATCTTGTCCACCAGCGCCAGCAGCGAGACCTGCCCGCCGGTTGCCAGGTTCATCATCTGGCCGACCGCATCCGGTGACCGCGACGCCAGCAGATTGCCATGCACCACGTTGTCGATGTAGGTGAAATCGCGGCTTTGCTGGCCGTCGCCGTAAATCGTCGGCCGTTCGCCGCGCAGCATCGCCGTGATGAACCGCGGGATCACCGCCGCGTACTGGCTGGCCGGGTCCTGGCGCGGGCCGAACACGTTGAAATAGCGCAGGCACACCGTTTCCAGCCCGTATACCCGCGTGAACACCTGGCAGTACATCTCGCCCGCCAGCTTCGCCACCCCGTACGGCGAGATCGGCTGCGGCGTCATGTCCTCGCGCTTGTACTCGCCTTCCTGCTCGCCATACGCCGACGACGATGCCGCGTAGACCACCCGCCGCACCCCCGACTTGCGCGCCGCCTCCAGCACATGCAGCGTGCCGGTCACGCAGTGGTGGTGCGTTTCCAGCGGAAAGTCGATGCTCCGCGGCACGCTGGGCAGCGCCGCCTCGTGGAAGATCGTATCCGCCCCTGCCACCACTTCCGGCAGCCCCGGATCGGTGATGCTCATGTTGGCGAACGTCAGCAGTTTGCCGTGCTTCGCCATCAGCCGGTCCACCGACTCGCTCTTGCCGGTCAGCAGGTTATCCACAATCGTGACGGTGTTCCCGTCGTTCAGCAGCCGCTCGGCGAGATGTGATCCGATAAATCCCGCGCCGCCCGTGACGATATAATGCATTTAGCTCACCTTTAGTTGGGTGTTGATACGAATCTTTGCCGCGACGACGTACAGCAGCGCGACCAGCGCCGCCAGCGTCAGCGCCAGCGGCCAGCTTGCCAGCCAGCTCAGCGCCAGCCCTGCCGCCCCGAAAAACACGCACATCGTGTACAGGATAAACAGCACTTTGCGGTGGCTCAATCCCAGGCTCATCAGCCGGTGCGAGGTATGGTCGCGGCCGCCTTGCCCCGGCGGGCGCCCCTCGGCGATTCGCGTGAACACCACCAGGTTGATGTCGAACGCCGGCAGCCACAACGCCAGCAGCGGTACCATCCATTTCGGGTCAGGCGTCCCCTGCACCATGTCCAGCTTGATCGCGATGATCGACAGCACGAACCCCAGCGTCAGCGCCCCCATGTCGCCCATGAACGTGCTGCTCGGCGCGAAATTGTAGATCAGGAACCCTAGTGCGCTCCCCAGCACCGCCGCCGACAGCAGGCTCACCAGTACCAGCCCCTGACTCAACGCGATCAGCAGGAAAAACAGCGCCGAGATCGCGCTGCTGCCGGCCGCCAGCCCATCCATATTGTCCTGAAAATTCACCGCGTTGGTGATCGCCATGATCCAGAACGTCGTCAGCACGCCGTCGATCAGCCCGACCCCCGTAAACTGGAAGCTGATGCCGGAGATCACCACGCCGGCCCCGGCCAGCGCCGCCGCGATGAACCGCGTGCGGATCCCCAGGTTATACCGGTCGTCCAGCAGCCCCAGTACCGCCATGAACACCGCCCCGGCCATCACCGCACCCAGTTGGCGCAGATACAGCGGCGGACTGAACAGCACCAGCGCCAGCCCGATCCCCACACAGATCGCCAGCCCGCCCATCAGCGGCATCCGCCCGGTATGGATATTGCGGTTGTTCGGGACCGCCACCACCCCCAGCCGTAACGCGATCTGTCTCGCCACGGGCGTCAGCCCCAGCGACGTCACAAATCCCATCACCAGCACGGGGAAGAATTGTACGTCCATCGTCTGGACTACGGCTTTTTCGGACGGGGCGTGCGCGTCGTGCGGCGCGGCGCACGTTCGCTGGCCGGCGCAGGGGCGGCCGGGCGTTCTGCGGCCTGTGTTCCGCTGTCGCGCCGGCGGCGTCGGGCCGCCCCCAGCATCAGATACAGGCGCTTGACCGCCTCGCGATCGAAGTCGCGGTTCCCGCACACGTCGCATACGCGCGCCGGCATCTCCGGCACGCTGACCAGCTTGCCGTTCTCAATCACCGTATACGGAAGCTGCGTCGCGCGCATCAAGCCGATTTGACAGCGTGGGCAAGTAGAGCGGGCCAGCTCAGGCATGCGTGTCGCCCTTCCCCGGATAGCTCCGGCCTAATTGATCTATTGTAACGCGATTCCGCTTTGTCAATACAGCGGTCCGAACTTATCCAGCGGCCAGTGCCTCCAGATCGCTTTCCCCACAATCCGGTCGCGCGTGATCACCCCGAAGGCCCGCGAATCGTTCGACTGGTTCCGGTTGTCACCCATCATGAAATACTCATCCGGGCCAAGCGTCCACGTCCCGTTGCAGTTGGCGCACGGCCGGTTGATGAAATACGGTTCTTCCGTCAGGACACCGTTGATGTACAGGTCGGCGTCGTTGCGTTCCTGCCCCTCAACCGTCACCTTTTTTCGCCGCAGTTCAATCGTATCCCCCGGCACGCCGATCACCCGCTTGATCAGCATTTCCTTGGCCTCGTTGGGCGGATCGAACACCGCGATGTCCCCGCGTTGCGGATCGCCCAGCAGGTAATTGACCCGGCTGATCAGCAGATGCTGCCCGGCGAACAGCGTCGGCTGCATGCTCGGGCCGTCAATGCTCGACCGCGGCATCGCCAGTTCGCTGAAGATCAGCGCCGCCAGAATGAAGAAAATGCTGTTGAGCAGCTCGCGCCGCAGGCCCGGACGTCGCAGCACCGGCCGTCGAACTCCCACGCGCGGCGCAGGCGCGGCGCGCAGGGTAGGGGAATCGATCATGAAAACTACTTCCGCAGACTCATAGACTCCCGATTATACGACCGCCTTTCCTCACCGGCAATTGCGATTGGCCCACGGATCACCTTCCCTCCGCGACACTGCGCCGAACCTCCATTGAGTTGCGCTCACGCAGCCTGTGTCGAAGCTTTGCGTTC is a genomic window containing:
- the lepB gene encoding signal peptidase I — its product is MIDSPTLRAAPAPRVGVRRPVLRRPGLRRELLNSIFFILAALIFSELAMPRSSIDGPSMQPTLFAGQHLLISRVNYLLGDPQRGDIAVFDPPNEAKEMLIKRVIGVPGDTIELRRKKVTVEGQERNDADLYINGVLTEEPYFINRPCANCNGTWTLGPDEYFMMGDNRNQSNDSRAFGVITRDRIVGKAIWRHWPLDKFGPLY
- a CDS encoding SDR family oxidoreductase, which translates into the protein MHYIVTGGAGFIGSHLAERLLNDGNTVTIVDNLLTGKSESVDRLMAKHGKLLTFANMSITDPGLPEVVAGADTIFHEAALPSVPRSIDFPLETHHHCVTGTLHVLEAARKSGVRRVVYAASSSAYGEQEGEYKREDMTPQPISPYGVAKLAGEMYCQVFTRVYGLETVCLRYFNVFGPRQDPASQYAAVIPRFITAMLRGERPTIYGDGQQSRDFTYIDNVVHGNLLASRSPDAVGQMMNLATGGQVSLLALVDKINALLGTELEPEFLPAREGDIKHSQAAVDKARDLLDFSPIVNFDEGLRRTVAFYEFLA
- a CDS encoding type II toxin-antitoxin system HicA family toxin, with amino-acid sequence MGGKPKLPAISGAEAIAALQKIGFYVIRQKGSHIYVRRDDPYAQFSIPNHKTLYKGTIKNICRIAALTIEDFNALI
- a CDS encoding undecaprenyl/decaprenyl-phosphate alpha-N-acetylglucosaminyl 1-phosphate transferase: MDVQFFPVLVMGFVTSLGLTPVARQIALRLGVVAVPNNRNIHTGRMPLMGGLAICVGIGLALVLFSPPLYLRQLGAVMAGAVFMAVLGLLDDRYNLGIRTRFIAAALAGAGVVISGISFQFTGVGLIDGVLTTFWIMAITNAVNFQDNMDGLAAGSSAISALFFLLIALSQGLVLVSLLSAAVLGSALGFLIYNFAPSSTFMGDMGALTLGFVLSIIAIKLDMVQGTPDPKWMVPLLALWLPAFDINLVVFTRIAEGRPPGQGGRDHTSHRLMSLGLSHRKVLFILYTMCVFFGAAGLALSWLASWPLALTLAALVALLYVVAAKIRINTQLKVS
- a CDS encoding ABC transporter permease; its protein translation is MASTSTLKPSPNVVKLDSKHEEAESLFRITLKRFFRHRMAVIGLVILGFVLAYVTVGSLFVSEAYSNDVEVTRRFEPPSAQHIFGTDEVGRDLFARTIYGGQISLAIGIFSVAISITIGTVVGLVSGYFGGWIDSILMRIVEALLAIPTLVLLILLQRSLIGNTATFAVFGRQISITVVAIVLIIGGFSWLGLSRIVRSMVLSLKEQEFVLAARVVGASDFRIIFGHILPNCVAPIFVSATLGVGNAIVTETALGFLGFGVQPPTATWGNILSRAREIVDQVPWMWMAPGLLITLTVLSINFIGDGLRDALDPRSRKGS
- a CDS encoding YgiT-type zinc finger protein, whose amino-acid sequence is MPELARSTCPRCQIGLMRATQLPYTVIENGKLVSVPEMPARVCDVCGNRDFDREAVKRLYLMLGAARRRRRDSGTQAAERPAAPAPASERAPRRTTRTPRPKKP
- a CDS encoding ABC transporter permease, which codes for MSKYVLQRVLQAIPLLIIVTIVVFLLSKASGDPLAYLAQDPRVTEADRHLQREKYGLNDPIPVQFVTWLVGDDWRLRDLNGDGEGETAGTQMGIIRGDFGESIRYKRPVLQVFGQYLPNTLILMFSQYAVTIVFALTIGIFAALRQYSFADNFITSISFILHSMPVFLLALLLVQILSVQCRPLMTSLGIDPGACLPVQGMYDTRGDRSFDELLRHLVLPVASLASISIAGYSRFIRASMLEVINSDYIRTARAKGLPERRVTFLHALKNASLPLVTIVALDIPFLLGGAVITETIFSWPGMGRVFIEAVGFPDPPLLVAFVIMTAVAVVIFQLFADLLYSWLDPRIRFG
- a CDS encoding DUF3459 domain-containing protein produces the protein MSDQFKWWQKGIVYQIYPRSFQDSNADGIGDLPGIIDKLDYLNDGTENSLGVDAIWISPFYKSPMKDFGYDVADYCDIDPMFGTLDDFDRLVTEAHKRGIKIIIDWVPNHTSDQHAWFLESRSSRDNPKHDWYIWRDPKPDGSRPNNWGSIFGGPAWEWDEARQQYYYHMFVKEQPDLNWANPAVYSAMTDVLHFWLKRGVDGFRMDVVYLIHKADGMPDNPIDPNADPNLPENDIFSRQIHLYDGAQPEVHKYMRRFREITDQYGDTTIVGEIWEDDLAKWTSYYGPEDDELQLPFNFRLMQLKEWNASVVRRSVEDLEGALPEFAWPNYVLGNHDRKRPASRVGSQAQARVAQMLLLTLRGTPTLYQGDELGMEEASIPPEQWVDPWGINLGITRDGCRTPMQWDDSRYAGFSTVPPWLPVQDDSIWRNVTDMSKDPRSFFTLVRRLIHLRRATPALNVGEYRALGSAPEGVYAYIRAHGAERVLVALNFTAERQVMILPDSGTLLINTHLDRDGELTGGTLELRPDEGVVIALA